Sequence from the Salvelinus namaycush isolate Seneca chromosome 24, SaNama_1.0, whole genome shotgun sequence genome:
GCTTGAAATATTTTACTAGAAAATATAATTCTAAACGCCCTCCTGAACCAACTGTAAAAGAATGCATACACCATAGGATTAATAGTTGAATTCAAATAGGCAATCCATATAAGTGTTTCAAACAAAACGGGTGGGGTAGAGTAACTAATAAAAGGATCAATGCAGTTGACAACAAAAAAGGGTGTCCAGAATGATAGAAATACCCCCATAATGATAGCAAGTGTTTTGGTGGCCTTGCTCTGTGATTTGCCTACAGAGTTCTGATTGGTTGTACCCTGAATTGAGCGTGCCTGTCTCTGTGCTATTAGGAAAATCTTTAGGTAGATGCTAAGCATCCCTACTCCTGGGATGTAGAAGGAGATCACCGAAGCCACAATACTCGAGACTTTGTTTTGAAACAAAATACATTCTCCCTCACAGGCAACATTTTTGTAGTAACAATCCTCCACGCCCCAAATATTGAGCTCCAGAAATATCATACAAAACCCTACTCCGGCAGAAACAGTCCAGGTGACCAGAATCATAATCAGAACAACGTAAACAGTTATTTTAATTCTATAAAGGAGAGGGCGACACACTGCATAATACCGGTCAATAG
This genomic interval carries:
- the LOC120019276 gene encoding trace amine-associated receptor 1-like, whose translation is MEPGISLSKADIVENILLCFESVNGSCKRSIFPPTIRVLLYLLLGSMSVLTVCGNLLVIIPIIHFKQLHTPTNYLILSLAVSDLLLGVLVMPPRMVYLVESCWYFGDLFCKIQTSTDVMLCNTSILNLCFISIDRYYAVCRPLLYRIKITVYVVLIMILVTWTVSAGVGFCMIFLELNIWGVEDCYYKNVACEGECILFQNKVSSIVASVISFYIPGVGMLSIYLKIFLIAQRQARSIQGTTNQNSVGKSQSKATKTLAIIMGVFLSFWTPFFVVNCIDPFISYSTPPVLFETLIWIAYLNSTINPMVYAFFYSWFRRAFRIIFSSKIFQADSSEIQLFSE